A DNA window from Mastomys coucha isolate ucsf_1 unplaced genomic scaffold, UCSF_Mcou_1 pScaffold21, whole genome shotgun sequence contains the following coding sequences:
- the Ndufa3 gene encoding NADH dehydrogenase [ubiquinone] 1 alpha subcomplex subunit 3, with protein MAGRISTFLKNAWAKEPVLVVSFSVWGLAIIMPLISPYTKYAGMINRATPYNYPVPVRDNGDMPDVPSHPQDPQGPNLEWLKNL; from the exons ATGGCCGGGA GAATCTCTACCTTCCTCAAGAATGCCTGGGCGAAGGAGCCGGTGCTGGTGGTGTCCTTCTCTGTCTGGGGCCTCG CTATAATTATGCCCTTAATTAGCCCCTACACCAAGTATGCTGGCATGatcaacagagccacaccttacAACTACCCAG TGCCTGTGAGAGATAACGGGGACATGCCTGATGTGCCCAGCCACCCACAGGATCCTCAGGGTCCAAACTTGGAATGGCTGAAGAACCTGTGA
- the Tfpt gene encoding TCF3 fusion partner isoform X1 → MELEQREGTMAAVGFEEFSAPPGSELALPPLFGGHILESELETEVEFVSGGLGDSGLRERDEEEEAARGRRRRQRELNRRKYQALGRRCREIEQVNERVLNRLHQVQRITRRLQQERRFLMRVLDSYGDDYRDSQFTIVLEDDGSQGTDVPTPGNAENEPPEKEGLSPPQRTPATLDPSSPAPGEGPSGRKRRRAPRVGASLTPELAPVQVGAEGWGQGVIKVEEDFGFEADEALDSSWVSRGPDKLLPYPTLASPPFD, encoded by the exons ATGGAGTTGGAACAGAGAGAGGG GACCATGGCAGCCGTGGGCTTTGAAGAGTTCTCAGCGCCACCAGGCTCagagctggctctgcctcccctaTTTGGTGGCCACATCCTAGAAAGTGAGCTAGAGACAGAAGTGGAATTTGTGTCCGGTGGTCTGGGTGATTCAGGACTCCGGGAGcgagatgaagaggaagaggcagcccGGGGTCGCAGGCGTCGACAACGGGAACTAAATCGTAGAAAGTACCAGGCGCTAGGTCGGCGCTGCCGGGAGATCGAGCAG GTGAATGAGCGAGTCTTGAACAGGCTCCACCAGGTGCAAAGGATAACTCGGAGACTCCAGCAGGAGCGCAG GTTCCTCATGAGGGTACTGGACTCCTACGGGGATGACTACCGGGATAGCCAGTTCACCATTGTGTTGGAG GATGATGGCAGCCAAGGCACAGATGTCCCTACCCCAGGCAATGCTGAGAATGAACCTCCAGAGAAAGAGGGGCTTTCCCCACCCCAAAGGACACCTGCAACCTTAGACCccagcagcccagcccctggcGAGGGGCCCAGTGGCCGGAAGAGGCGGCGGGCACCACGGGTGGGGGCTTCATTGACTCCAGAACTGGCCCCAGTGCAGGTGGGAGCCGAGGGCTGGGGCCAAGGCGTG ATTAAGGTTGAGGAAGACTTTGGCTTTGAAGCAGATGAGGCCTTGGATTCAAGTTGGGTTTCCCGAGGGCCAGACAAATtgctaccctaccctaccctagcCAGCCCACCCTTTGACTAA
- the Tfpt gene encoding TCF3 fusion partner isoform X2 translates to MELEQREGTMAAVGFEEFSAPPGSELALPPLFGGHILESELETEVEFVSGGLGDSGLRERDEEEEAARGRRRRQRELNRRKYQALGRRCREIEQVNERVLNRLHQVQRITRRLQQERRFLMRVLDSYGDDYRDSQFTIVLEDDGSQGTDVPTPGNAENEPPEKEGLSPPQRTPATLDPSSPAPGEGPSGRKRRRAPRVGASLTPELAPVQIKVEEDFGFEADEALDSSWVSRGPDKLLPYPTLASPPFD, encoded by the exons ATGGAGTTGGAACAGAGAGAGGG GACCATGGCAGCCGTGGGCTTTGAAGAGTTCTCAGCGCCACCAGGCTCagagctggctctgcctcccctaTTTGGTGGCCACATCCTAGAAAGTGAGCTAGAGACAGAAGTGGAATTTGTGTCCGGTGGTCTGGGTGATTCAGGACTCCGGGAGcgagatgaagaggaagaggcagcccGGGGTCGCAGGCGTCGACAACGGGAACTAAATCGTAGAAAGTACCAGGCGCTAGGTCGGCGCTGCCGGGAGATCGAGCAG GTGAATGAGCGAGTCTTGAACAGGCTCCACCAGGTGCAAAGGATAACTCGGAGACTCCAGCAGGAGCGCAG GTTCCTCATGAGGGTACTGGACTCCTACGGGGATGACTACCGGGATAGCCAGTTCACCATTGTGTTGGAG GATGATGGCAGCCAAGGCACAGATGTCCCTACCCCAGGCAATGCTGAGAATGAACCTCCAGAGAAAGAGGGGCTTTCCCCACCCCAAAGGACACCTGCAACCTTAGACCccagcagcccagcccctggcGAGGGGCCCAGTGGCCGGAAGAGGCGGCGGGCACCACGGGTGGGGGCTTCATTGACTCCAGAACTGGCCCCAGTGCAG ATTAAGGTTGAGGAAGACTTTGGCTTTGAAGCAGATGAGGCCTTGGATTCAAGTTGGGTTTCCCGAGGGCCAGACAAATtgctaccctaccctaccctagcCAGCCCACCCTTTGACTAA